In Rissa tridactyla isolate bRisTri1 chromosome 5, bRisTri1.patW.cur.20221130, whole genome shotgun sequence, the sequence TGACAGGTAAATAACAATCAGTTCAGGAATACGTAAGGTCACAGAGACGATGAAAAACGTGGTGTATTACTTAAAGCCATCTCTCAAAAGGATACCCAAATCCGACTACATCACATCAGCCTGCTAACTGTCATGTTTGTCATCAAGCATAAAAGCCCCTGTGGCGGCAGCAGATGACGGTGACAAAAAGGGAGGCTCTCGCAGAGCTACTTACATGACTTCGACGTTCTTGCAGTGGGGGCCGCTCTGGGTCAGCTTCACGTCTTGAATGGATCTCGGAGGGATGAACTTGGAATGAGTGGCTATGCACTGGCACCGGAGCTCGGTTCCCATCCTTGCCAGGGCCCGACCTGTGAGCAGAAAAGACAGATC encodes:
- the LOC128910024 gene encoding interleukin-8 isoform X2; this encodes MGTELRCQCIATHSKFIPPRSIQDVKLTQSGPHCKNVEVIATLKDGREVCLEPTATWVQMIVKAILAKAQLNSDSPL